Proteins encoded in a region of the Nocardia asteroides genome:
- a CDS encoding FHA domain-containing protein has product MSTFSGPQALHRGTYALAGQTAWRQSATISTTSKPVGPETAREISLDGGVSKVTIGRSAAADIALTDVTVSRLHAIIERVGGCWVIVDDGLSKNGTFVNGERVGGRRKLDSGDTIRVGRSVFVFKAASSSDEEMTLANSPLPNRDSLTPAQHMVLEALCRPYDARNGYAYPASNSQIAHDLCLSISTVKTHMRALFRIFRVEALPPNQKRLFLVERAIEFGVVTDQER; this is encoded by the coding sequence ATGTCTACGTTCAGCGGACCACAGGCCCTGCATCGCGGAACATACGCATTGGCAGGGCAGACCGCGTGGCGGCAGTCCGCCACCATTTCCACTACCTCCAAGCCCGTCGGCCCCGAAACGGCGCGCGAGATTTCTCTGGATGGGGGAGTGTCGAAAGTGACCATCGGGCGGTCCGCCGCCGCCGATATCGCCCTGACCGACGTGACCGTCTCCCGTCTGCACGCCATTATCGAGCGGGTGGGCGGTTGCTGGGTCATCGTCGACGACGGGCTATCGAAGAATGGGACATTCGTCAATGGTGAACGCGTCGGCGGGCGGCGGAAACTCGACTCCGGCGACACCATTCGGGTAGGGCGATCGGTATTCGTCTTCAAGGCCGCGTCATCCTCCGACGAGGAGATGACGCTTGCCAATTCACCACTGCCGAATCGCGATTCACTGACCCCGGCTCAGCATATGGTCCTCGAGGCGCTGTGCCGACCCTACGACGCGCGCAACGGGTATGCGTACCCCGCCTCCAACAGCCAGATCGCACACGATTTGTGCTTGAGTATCTCGACGGTCAAGACGCATATGCGAGCGCTGTTCCGGATATTCCGGGTCGAAGCCCTACCCCCGAACCAAAAGCGGCTGTTCCTGGTCGAACGCGCCATCGAATTCGGCGTTGTCACAGATCAGGAGAGGTAA
- a CDS encoding S1 family peptidase yields MAKFRKLVSAAAALAAGTALFGAPGAAHAESPSVLGGGSGIVVGGQNICSLTTIGRDSGGRLVGFTAAHCGEVNSTVVAESNRDAGAVGTVAYADSGLDYAVIVFDPEMVVPVNQVGGTTITDLGGPAQSGDFVCKEGRTTGRTCGPAYGNVFTAGNATWTQTCVVEGDSGGPVVVGTTLVGMVNGYLVVPCIGPQLGTDFSAVVADANARGEAGAGFQPI; encoded by the coding sequence ATGGCCAAGTTCAGGAAACTCGTGAGCGCTGCCGCGGCACTCGCCGCAGGCACGGCGCTGTTCGGGGCGCCCGGGGCCGCACACGCCGAGTCTCCGTCCGTTCTGGGCGGCGGCTCGGGCATCGTCGTCGGCGGTCAGAACATCTGCAGCCTCACCACTATCGGACGTGATTCCGGTGGCCGGTTGGTCGGATTCACCGCAGCGCATTGCGGTGAAGTGAACTCCACGGTCGTGGCCGAATCCAACCGGGACGCCGGCGCCGTCGGCACTGTCGCCTATGCCGACAGCGGTTTGGACTATGCCGTGATCGTGTTCGATCCGGAAATGGTCGTGCCGGTCAATCAGGTGGGCGGTACGACGATCACCGATCTGGGCGGTCCGGCCCAATCCGGGGACTTCGTCTGCAAGGAAGGCCGGACAACCGGGCGGACCTGCGGGCCCGCCTATGGCAATGTCTTCACGGCCGGCAATGCGACCTGGACGCAGACGTGTGTCGTCGAGGGCGATTCGGGCGGGCCAGTAGTGGTTGGGACCACCCTGGTCGGCATGGTCAACGGCTACCTGGTCGTACCGTGCATCGGACCGCAACTCGGAACCGACTTCAGCGCGGTCGTCGCCGACGCGAACGCTCGCGGCGAGGCCGGGGCCGGTTTCCAACCGATTTGA